In the genome of Luteitalea pratensis, the window CCCATGCAGTGCAGCGCGCAGGAGCAACGACCGTGTTTGCCATCATTCAAAGCGGCGGCCGCCAGGTGAAGGTCACCAAGGGCGAGATCGTCACCGTCGACCGCGTCGACGTCGAAGCAGGCCAGGAAGTCACCGTCGAGCAGGTGTTGCTCGTGGGACAGGACGGCGGCGATGTGCTCGTCGGCGCGCCCTTCGTGGCCGGCGCCCGAGTCGTTGGCACCGTGGCCGGCGAGTCGCGCGGCCCGAAGATCCGCGTGTTCAAGAAGAAGCGCCGCAAGGGCATGCGCCGGACCAAGGGTCACCGCGCCACCTACACGCGGATCCAGGTCACCGACATTCTGGTCTGAGAAGTCTGGGGCGCTGCAACGACGCGCCCATGCCGCGCCAGCCTCTTCCGAGGCCCTGGTGCTGGGAACGTACGTCATGGCTCATAAAAAAGGTCAGGGCAGTTCGCGCAATGGACGCGACAGCAACTCGCAGCGTCTGGGCGTGAAGAAGCACGACGGCAACATCGTCACCGGCGGGTCGATCCTCGTCCGGCAGCGTGGCCGCCGCTTCAACGCCGGTAGCAACGTCGGGCTCGGCAAGGACGACACGCTGTTTGCGAAGGTCGGGGGCGTGGTCAAGTTCGAAGACCACGGCGAACGCGGCCGCTTCATCAGCGTCCACCCGGTCGCCGCAGAATAACGGCCATCGGGACAGCCCCAGGCCGTCCCGGACCCGCGCATGTTCGTTGACGAAGTCGACATCAACGTCAGCGCCGGTCACGGCGGACGGGGCGCCATCAGTTTCCGCCGCGAGAAGTTCATTCCGCGTGGCGGCCCCGATGGCGGCGATGGCGGTCACGGCGGGTCGGTCTACCTGCTCTCCAGCCCGCACCACAACACCCTCGTCAGCTACCGGTTCCATCCCGATTTCGATGCCCCGCGCGGCGCGAACGGCGAAGGTTCGCTGCGCACCGGCAAGTCCGGCAAGGACATCGAACTGCCCGTGCCTCCCGGTACGGTCGCCTACCGCATCGACGAGTTCGGCCACGCGCACCAGTTCGCGGACCTGATCGGTATCGGCGACCGGGTGCTGGCCGCCAAGGGCGGCATCGGTGGCCGTGGCAATGCCCGCTTCACGTCGTCCACCAATCGCACCCCGCGGCGTGCCGACACCGGCATGCCCGGCGAGGTGTTCAAGCTCCGCCTGCGAATGAAACTGCTCGCGGACGTGGGCATCATCGGCTACCCGAACGTGGGCAAGTCGACGCTGATCGCCCGTGTCTCGGCGGCCAAGCCGAAGATCGCCGATTACCCCTTCACCACGCTCGTGCCCAACCTGGGCGTGGTCGCACTCAGCGACGACCGCAGCTTCGTGATGGCCGACGTCCCTGGCCTGATCGAGGGCGCGCACGAAGGCAAGGGCCTCGGCCATCGCTTCCTGGGCCACGTCGAGCGCACCAAGGTGCTGCTCCACATCGTCGACGTGAGCGAGGCCTCCGGCCGGGACCCGGTGGAGGAACTCGAGGTCATCCGCCGCGAGCTCGAGCAGTACGTGCCCAACGCGGATACGCTCGACCCGGATGCGCTTCCGCTCGCCGCGCGACCGCAGGTGGTGGCGGCCAACCGCATCGACATCCTTGGTGATCCGTTGCGGCTCGAGGCCTTGCGCGAGCACGCAGCCGCTCTGGGCCTGACCTTCCATGCGATCTCGGCGGTCACCGGCGAGGGGGTGCCCGCCCTGCTCGAGACGCTGTGGCCGTACGTGCAGCACGTCAGTGCCGAGCGGGCCTTGCAGCGTAGCCGGCAAGCCGCTGACGCTGGTCAAGCCGACGGCAGCGATGACGCTCCGAGCCCGCATGGTGGGGCCGGCTATCCCTCGGCGGCCGAAGCCCTGGCGAAGACGACGCGCCCGGCCGCGGAGCTTGCACACTCGACCAACGCGGGCGGCCCTGAGAGGGACGAGCCGGGCCTGAACGTCCCAGCCGAGCCTGTTGATCCCGACGCATGAGGCGGTCCCCCTTGCGCCTCGGGGTGCTCGGTGGCACCCTCGACCCAGTGCATGCTGG includes:
- the rpmA gene encoding 50S ribosomal protein L27 gives rise to the protein MAHKKGQGSSRNGRDSNSQRLGVKKHDGNIVTGGSILVRQRGRRFNAGSNVGLGKDDTLFAKVGGVVKFEDHGERGRFISVHPVAAE
- the obgE gene encoding GTPase ObgE, whose amino-acid sequence is MFVDEVDINVSAGHGGRGAISFRREKFIPRGGPDGGDGGHGGSVYLLSSPHHNTLVSYRFHPDFDAPRGANGEGSLRTGKSGKDIELPVPPGTVAYRIDEFGHAHQFADLIGIGDRVLAAKGGIGGRGNARFTSSTNRTPRRADTGMPGEVFKLRLRMKLLADVGIIGYPNVGKSTLIARVSAAKPKIADYPFTTLVPNLGVVALSDDRSFVMADVPGLIEGAHEGKGLGHRFLGHVERTKVLLHIVDVSEASGRDPVEELEVIRRELEQYVPNADTLDPDALPLAARPQVVAANRIDILGDPLRLEALREHAAALGLTFHAISAVTGEGVPALLETLWPYVQHVSAERALQRSRQAADAGQADGSDDAPSPHGGAGYPSAAEALAKTTRPAAELAHSTNAGGPERDEPGLNVPAEPVDPDA
- the rplU gene encoding 50S ribosomal protein L21; protein product: MFAIIQSGGRQVKVTKGEIVTVDRVDVEAGQEVTVEQVLLVGQDGGDVLVGAPFVAGARVVGTVAGESRGPKIRVFKKKRRKGMRRTKGHRATYTRIQVTDILV